TGTTGATATTATTTGCAAAAGAGTAGACATTTTCAGTATAGCTGTTCGTGTACTGCATTGCAATTTCTACAACCATATCATCCCTTTGCCGCTCGAAATAGATCGGCTTTTCGTGGAGGGACTGCTTTTTCTTATTCAAATACTCCACAAATTCCACTATTCCTCCACTATAATTGAAAGTCTCTGCCTGCCCTTCCGGGCTTCTTAAGTCCTTCAGACTAATTGTAAGGCCACGGTTCAGGAAAGCCAGTTCCCTTAGCCTGTTTGATAGGATATCATACTGGAAGTCTGTGGTCTCAAAGATTCTTGCATCGGGTTTGAAAGTTGTTTTTGTGCCTGCAATGTCCGAAGTTCCTATCTCCCGAACATCAGACTCAGGCTTTCCGCGGATATAACGCTGGAAGTACTTCTTTCCGTCTCTGCTTACCTCTACTTCAGTCCATTCCGAAAGGGCGTTTACTACCGAAACCCCCACTCCATGAAGGCCTCCGGAGACCTTGTAGGTATTTTTATCGAATTTTCCTCCCGCGTGCAGTATCGTCATTACGACCTCAAGAGCTGATTTCCTGTGCACGGGGTGCGGGTCGATAGGGATACCTCTCCCATTGTCGATTACTGTCACGCTTCCATCGAGATTGATCGCGACATCGACCCTTGTACAGAAGCCGGCTAGGGCTTCATCAATACTGTTGTCTACAACCTCATAGACTAAATGGTGGAGCCCGCGGCTGTCTGTGCTCCCTATATACATGCTCGGGCGTTTTCGGACAGCTTCCAGGCCTTCGAGTACCTGGATGTGCGAAGCGTCATAAACCTGTTTATCACTCATCGTGGTTTATTCTCCATAAAAATCTGGTAAAGTTATTTATTTTAAATCTTATAACATATTATACATTTTTTAAAACTCGCAGGGAAACTAGGTTAGAAATCGAACTTTAAAAGTCGTGTCAATTTTCTGAGCCTTTGCTTTTTATTAGAGCATTTTTATATATAACGTTTATGTTCCTGCCGTAAGTCAGATTCAATATGCGCTCATACATTTTAAGCCTTTAGATCAGACGTATATTTAGGCTGATTTTTCTGTCTTTACTCCCTCAAAAATAGTGATTTTTAGCATAATTTTTCACTCAAAAATGCCCTTTTCAGACTAATTTTTCAATATGTCTTTAGTTTAAATAAATATTTGCTGTTTCACAGATAAAAATTTGCACCTCTCGGAGCGGCCAGAGCACGAGTTGCGGCATTTTAGAAGTCTCGAGAAGCATCCCTGGAACAAAATTCCTGTTCTTTTTTTCCGAACATATTGCTTAACGAAACGGACAGCTTTCCGGAAAAAAGCAGCTATTATAAATGTAAATCCCGTGGAAATAGAATCAGTTTATTAGCTTAGAATTGTCATAATCCACTGCCATCATAATCATCTGCAGCTTTTTTTAAACAGACTGGTTTCTGTATTCTGCCGGCAGAGTTTCCAGACTTTCGCTTTCATTCACTGCCAGCAGCTTTTTCAAAATATAAAATATTCTTCCCGATTCTCTCAAATCATGCCCATTTCTCTCAGCCGATTCGGAAGATAAACCTCGGTTACGAAGTCCAGACCTTTTCCTGCAAAAGCCTGCTGTTCAGCCTTCTTGCCAATATCGAGCTGGAGCTGGATCTGCTCTTTCCAATACTCAGACTCAAAGCGGGGATCGGAAAGTTCGCTCCGAAGTGCGCTTACGTCCTGCTCTGTGAGCTTGTCGGTTGAGAGTTCGTATTCCACGATATCCGAAGGCTGAAGCCCCAGGAATTTGGCTCCGGGTGTTGCCATGAATTCCGAAAGGTGAGCACTTTTTATGGCTCCGTAGGCAACAGAAGCATAAATTCTGTAAGACCATGGGTCGCCGTCAGTAAAAACTGCCACAGGGATCCCGAGCTCCTCGTTCATGCGCTTGATTATCCTGCGGGTTGACCGTGCAGGCTGACCCTTTAAGTGGACAAGGATTGCATTATAAGCCTCATCGAACCCGTTTTCCATCAACCGGGCGTACATACCACCGGTTTCTATGGCTATAATCATGCTTGCATCGTGGTTTTTAAACTCTATATTTTCCACATTGAAGGGGATCTGATACCCGCCTTCCCCCACATCCTTCTGGCAGTGGATATCCCGCTCTCCGCGCTTTGTCAGTTCCGAAATTTCAATAGGCCCGAACATGGTAGCCCCGTCTTCTTCGGGACGCATATGGAAATACTCTCTCTGGAGGCTGGTTAAAAGTTCCAGGTCTTCAATAAGGCGGTCGCTTTCAGCCTGTTCTTTGAATTTGGCATAATCCCAGCCCTCTGATATATAATAAAGTTCTCGAAGGGTTGAGCCGCGGTTATGAGCAAGATGCTCGTTTATGAGAAAATCCGTTGCATAGG
The genomic region above belongs to Methanosarcina horonobensis HB-1 = JCM 15518 and contains:
- a CDS encoding DNA topoisomerase IV subunit A, coding for MAGKTSSKTREGDALAREKLLEIAEKIYNQFEDEVVPSVSLPSRTKANIEYSDESDVWVYGDRESERSAKTVKGAFQLLKTTYATDFLINEHLAHNRGSTLRELYYISEGWDYAKFKEQAESDRLIEDLELLTSLQREYFHMRPEEDGATMFGPIEISELTKRGERDIHCQKDVGEGGYQIPFNVENIEFKNHDASMIIAIETGGMYARLMENGFDEAYNAILVHLKGQPARSTRRIIKRMNEELGIPVAVFTDGDPWSYRIYASVAYGAIKSAHLSEFMATPGAKFLGLQPSDIVEYELSTDKLTEQDVSALRSELSDPRFESEYWKEQIQLQLDIGKKAEQQAFAGKGLDFVTEVYLPNRLREMGMI